One Mycobacterium sp. SMC-4 DNA window includes the following coding sequences:
- a CDS encoding Na+/H+ antiporter subunit A: protein MLAILLAHAVAAAVAPLLVRRWDSRAFPLLALVPAGSLIWVVTNWPTDGREARVDVPWVPDLSMDIALRFDPLAALMSVIVLAVGALVLLYCTEYFHHHDGHREDRLPSFAAQLVAFAGAMFGLVTSDNMLVLYVFWELTTVLSFLLVGHYAERATSRRAAMQALLVTTAGGLAMLVGVIVLGSVSGTYLLSELIAAPPSGAAVNVALALVLVGAISKSALVPLHFWLPGAMAAPTPVSAYLHAAAMVKAGVYLVARMTPGFADVALWRVTVVVLGTATLLIAGWRALREYDLKLVLAYGTVSQLGMITVMVGTGGGDMMLAGLALLCAHAMFKATLFMVVGIIDHATGTRDIRQLAWLGTRSPVLFAITVTAAASMAGLPPLFGFVAKEGAFETLAASESLGATAPFVLAAIVLGSTFTFMYSLRVVWGGFARKGQPEPSRLVAQMHQPSWVFLAAPAVLATAGLVFGVFPSPLDSALAAYASTVPGGVDYYLGLWHGFGLPLVLSLVVIAVGTAAFFGRRRLPRIRSRWLSLGDADERYDAVVRGADLLSLRATALTQRGSVPAIQATIMVTLVLLPAVMLAWGARDRVEFELWDSPLQAVVALLIIAAAVGATLTRNRLAVVLLISLTGYGTGVIFALHGAPDLALTQFLVETVLLVVFVLVLRTLPAETDAASVTRLRLPRAALALAVGATVATVAAFAMAARQTVPVASLLPDAAYYLGDGSNAVNVILVDIRAWDTLGEVCVLLIAATGIASMVFRHRRFGAAPRVPEARRSADGTERSAAFSLLRGTAFRDPAERSLALEVATRMVFPLIMVLSLYFFFTGHNTPGGGFAGGLTAGLALTLRYLAGGRYELGEALPFDAGKVLGAGLILAAGAAVVSLFLGAPALSSATFEVTLPILGDIKFVTSLFFDAGVYLIVVGLVLDILRSLGARLDEEIAEQAAPTPSGSGTS, encoded by the coding sequence ATGCTCGCGATACTGCTTGCCCACGCGGTTGCCGCCGCCGTGGCGCCGCTGCTTGTCCGCCGCTGGGACAGTCGGGCGTTTCCGCTGCTCGCCCTGGTACCGGCCGGGTCGCTGATCTGGGTGGTCACGAACTGGCCCACCGACGGCCGGGAAGCCCGTGTCGACGTGCCCTGGGTGCCCGACCTGTCGATGGACATCGCGCTGCGGTTCGACCCGCTGGCTGCGCTGATGAGCGTCATCGTCCTCGCGGTGGGTGCGCTGGTACTGCTCTACTGCACCGAGTACTTCCACCATCACGACGGTCACCGGGAGGACCGGTTACCCAGCTTCGCCGCCCAGCTGGTCGCCTTCGCCGGAGCGATGTTCGGCCTGGTCACCTCGGACAACATGTTGGTGCTCTACGTGTTCTGGGAGCTGACGACAGTGTTGTCGTTCCTGTTGGTGGGCCACTACGCAGAACGCGCCACGAGCCGGCGGGCAGCCATGCAGGCGCTGCTGGTGACCACCGCCGGTGGGCTCGCGATGCTGGTCGGTGTCATCGTGCTCGGTTCGGTGTCGGGCACCTACCTGCTCTCCGAACTCATCGCCGCGCCACCGAGCGGCGCGGCGGTCAACGTCGCCCTGGCACTGGTGTTGGTCGGTGCGATCAGCAAGTCCGCGCTGGTGCCGCTGCACTTCTGGCTTCCGGGCGCGATGGCGGCTCCGACACCGGTGAGCGCCTACCTGCACGCCGCGGCGATGGTCAAGGCGGGCGTGTACCTGGTGGCCCGGATGACGCCGGGGTTCGCCGATGTCGCGCTGTGGCGGGTGACCGTGGTGGTGCTGGGCACGGCGACCCTGCTCATCGCGGGGTGGCGTGCACTGCGCGAATACGATCTGAAATTGGTCCTGGCCTACGGCACGGTCAGCCAGCTCGGGATGATCACCGTGATGGTCGGCACCGGCGGTGGCGACATGATGCTGGCCGGGTTGGCCCTGCTCTGCGCGCATGCCATGTTCAAGGCCACGCTGTTCATGGTGGTCGGCATCATCGACCACGCGACCGGAACCCGCGACATCCGTCAGCTCGCCTGGCTGGGCACCCGTAGTCCGGTGTTGTTCGCCATCACCGTCACCGCGGCCGCGAGCATGGCGGGCCTGCCGCCGCTGTTCGGCTTCGTGGCCAAGGAGGGCGCCTTCGAGACCCTCGCGGCCAGCGAATCACTGGGTGCCACAGCACCTTTCGTACTGGCGGCGATCGTGCTCGGCTCCACCTTCACGTTCATGTACAGCCTGCGGGTGGTCTGGGGCGGCTTCGCCCGCAAGGGGCAGCCCGAACCCTCGCGACTGGTCGCCCAGATGCACCAGCCATCGTGGGTTTTCCTGGCCGCGCCGGCGGTGCTGGCCACAGCGGGCCTGGTCTTCGGGGTGTTCCCGTCGCCATTGGACTCGGCACTGGCGGCCTACGCCAGCACCGTGCCCGGCGGTGTCGACTACTACCTGGGGTTGTGGCACGGCTTCGGTCTGCCGCTGGTGCTGTCACTGGTGGTGATCGCGGTGGGCACGGCGGCGTTCTTCGGACGCCGGCGGTTGCCGCGCATCCGCTCCCGGTGGCTGTCGCTGGGCGACGCCGACGAACGCTACGACGCCGTGGTCCGCGGTGCCGACCTGCTCTCGCTGCGAGCTACCGCGTTGACCCAGCGCGGATCCGTTCCGGCCATCCAGGCCACCATCATGGTCACGCTGGTGCTGCTTCCGGCCGTGATGCTGGCCTGGGGCGCCCGCGACCGAGTCGAGTTCGAACTGTGGGACTCGCCGTTGCAAGCTGTGGTGGCGCTGCTGATCATCGCCGCCGCGGTCGGCGCGACGCTGACCCGCAACCGGCTGGCCGTCGTGCTTCTCATCAGCCTCACCGGGTATGGCACCGGCGTGATCTTCGCTCTGCACGGGGCACCCGATCTGGCCCTGACGCAGTTCCTGGTCGAGACGGTGCTGCTGGTCGTCTTCGTACTGGTGCTGCGCACGTTGCCGGCCGAGACCGACGCCGCCAGCGTGACACGACTGCGGTTGCCGCGCGCGGCGCTGGCCTTGGCAGTCGGGGCGACCGTGGCCACCGTGGCGGCCTTCGCGATGGCCGCCCGCCAGACGGTGCCGGTCGCCTCCCTGCTGCCCGATGCCGCCTACTACCTGGGCGACGGATCCAACGCAGTCAACGTCATCCTGGTCGACATCCGCGCCTGGGACACCCTCGGTGAGGTCTGCGTGCTGCTGATCGCCGCGACCGGGATCGCCTCGATGGTGTTCCGGCACCGGCGGTTCGGCGCGGCGCCGCGGGTCCCCGAGGCCCGTCGCAGCGCCGACGGCACCGAACGTTCGGCGGCCTTCAGTCTGCTGCGCGGCACCGCGTTCCGGGATCCGGCCGAGCGTTCGCTGGCTCTGGAGGTCGCCACCCGGATGGTCTTCCCGCTGATCATGGTGCTCTCGCTGTACTTCTTCTTCACCGGCCACAACACCCCCGGCGGCGGGTTCGCCGGCGGCCTGACCGCCGGCCTGGCGCTCACGCTGCGTTACCTGGCCGGGGGGCGCTACGAACTCGGCGAGGCACTGCCCTTCGACGCCGGCAAGGTGTTGGGCGCCGGCCTGATCCTGGCCGCCGGCGCTGCCGTCGTCTCGCTGTTCCTCGGCGCACCTGCGCTGTCCTCGGCGACATTCGAGGTCACCCTGCCCATCCTGGGTGACATCAAGTTCGTGACCTCGCTGTTCTTCGATGCCGGCGTGTACCTGATCGTGGTCGGGCTGGTGCTCGACATCCTTCGCAGCCTCGGCGCACGGTTGGACGAGGAGATCGCCGAGCAAGCGGCCCCGACGCCGTCGGGATCGGGGACCTCATGA
- a CDS encoding TrkA family potassium uptake protein: MRIAVAGAGAVGRSVAAELVGYGHKVLLIEQNIARYAPTTVPGADWFLADACELSSLQEAEIQICDVAIAATGDDKANLAMALLAKTEFGVGRVVARINDSRNEWLFTDAWGVDVAVSTPLAMVAAVEGAIDVGHLVRLMALGRGLPTQVGQANVAKLTVPVDSPLVGRRVGALRMPADSALVALLRVKHLMVAEPHEVMQAGDELLFVATADAEDQISALVLGGPADRPPQRR; this comes from the coding sequence ATGCGGATAGCGGTTGCCGGTGCCGGTGCGGTCGGCCGGTCGGTTGCCGCCGAACTCGTCGGGTACGGCCACAAGGTGCTGCTGATCGAGCAGAACATCGCCCGTTATGCACCCACGACGGTGCCCGGCGCCGACTGGTTCCTGGCCGACGCGTGCGAACTGTCCTCGCTGCAGGAGGCCGAGATCCAGATCTGTGACGTCGCGATCGCGGCCACCGGCGACGACAAGGCCAACCTGGCGATGGCGCTGCTGGCCAAGACCGAATTCGGTGTCGGGAGGGTGGTCGCCCGGATCAACGACTCCCGCAACGAGTGGCTGTTCACCGACGCCTGGGGGGTCGACGTGGCGGTGTCGACACCGCTGGCCATGGTCGCCGCGGTGGAGGGAGCGATCGATGTCGGCCACCTGGTGCGCTTGATGGCATTGGGCCGCGGGCTGCCCACCCAGGTCGGCCAGGCCAACGTGGCCAAGCTCACGGTGCCCGTCGACAGCCCGCTGGTCGGCCGGCGGGTGGGTGCCCTGCGCATGCCCGCCGACAGTGCACTGGTGGCATTGCTGCGGGTCAAACACCTGATGGTCGCCGAGCCCCATGAGGTGATGCAGGCCGGCGACGAACTGCTGTTCGTAGCCACAGCCGACGCCGAAGACCAGATTTCGGCCCTGGTGCTGGGCGGGCCCGCGGATCGCCCACCTCAGCGCCGATGA
- a CDS encoding potassium/proton antiporter: protein MSLHQLYVALLIGGLVLLASIIATRLATGIGLPSLLLFLGVGVFVGEAGLGLNFDDAQLAQNLGIAALGVILVEGGLTTKFSDIRRVLAPATVLATVGVGVSAVVTASCVHFLLGVNWQLALLLGAIVSSTDAAAVFSVLRVVPLPRRVSGLLEAESGFNDAPAVILVVLFATVPLELDPGRIAVTLFYNLAIGIVIGLACGFLGAVALRRIALPSAGLYPLAAFGLGMLAFAAGGAANASAFVAAYLASVVLANSGLPHRSATRSFAEGSGWLAQIGLFVLLGLLASPGQLIGDIVPAVVAGLVLLLIARPVSVVVSLIGFRIPWREQAFISWAGLRGAVPIVLATYPVVEGVPDSGRLLNIVFMLVVVFTLVQGPSLKFVAGLLRLVPRDATREIQVDAAPLDVLGAELITMTVMPGSRLHNVTVLELQLPDPSVITLIIRDGRSFVPQPTTRLRTDDELMIVTTTATRDLAERRLRAVSRRGKLAHWFDEYGDPG, encoded by the coding sequence TTGAGCCTGCACCAGCTGTACGTGGCGCTGTTGATCGGGGGCCTCGTTCTGCTGGCAAGCATCATCGCGACACGGTTGGCCACCGGCATCGGCCTGCCCAGTCTGTTGCTGTTTCTCGGTGTCGGCGTCTTTGTCGGGGAGGCGGGCCTCGGGCTGAATTTCGACGACGCGCAGCTGGCGCAGAATCTGGGTATCGCGGCGTTGGGCGTGATCCTCGTCGAGGGTGGTCTGACGACGAAGTTCAGCGACATCCGTCGCGTGCTCGCGCCGGCTACTGTGCTGGCGACGGTCGGGGTCGGCGTGAGTGCGGTGGTCACGGCCAGTTGCGTGCACTTCCTGCTCGGCGTGAACTGGCAGCTGGCACTGCTGCTGGGGGCGATCGTCTCGAGCACCGACGCCGCTGCGGTGTTCTCGGTGCTGCGGGTCGTGCCGCTGCCGCGGCGGGTGAGTGGGCTGCTGGAGGCCGAATCGGGATTCAACGACGCCCCCGCGGTGATCCTGGTGGTGCTGTTCGCCACGGTGCCGCTGGAGCTCGATCCCGGCCGCATTGCGGTGACGCTGTTCTACAACCTGGCCATCGGCATCGTGATCGGCCTGGCCTGTGGCTTCCTCGGCGCGGTCGCGCTGCGGCGCATCGCGTTGCCCTCGGCGGGGCTGTACCCGTTGGCGGCCTTCGGCCTGGGCATGCTGGCGTTCGCGGCCGGTGGTGCGGCCAACGCCAGTGCGTTCGTCGCGGCCTATCTGGCCAGCGTGGTGCTGGCCAACTCCGGACTGCCGCACCGTTCGGCGACCCGATCGTTTGCAGAAGGGTCGGGGTGGCTGGCCCAGATCGGGCTGTTCGTGTTGTTGGGTCTGCTGGCCTCGCCCGGTCAACTGATCGGCGACATCGTGCCCGCCGTGGTGGCCGGGCTGGTGCTGCTGCTGATTGCCCGGCCAGTGTCGGTGGTCGTGTCGCTCATCGGGTTCCGCATTCCTTGGCGCGAGCAGGCCTTCATCTCCTGGGCCGGTTTGCGGGGCGCGGTGCCGATCGTGCTGGCGACGTATCCGGTCGTCGAGGGCGTGCCCGACAGCGGACGCTTGCTCAACATCGTGTTCATGCTGGTCGTTGTGTTCACCCTGGTGCAGGGGCCGAGTCTGAAATTTGTCGCCGGCCTGCTGCGGCTGGTGCCGAGGGACGCCACCCGCGAGATTCAGGTGGACGCGGCACCGCTGGACGTGCTGGGCGCCGAGCTGATCACGATGACCGTGATGCCGGGTTCACGGCTGCACAATGTCACGGTGCTCGAGCTGCAGCTGCCCGACCCCAGCGTGATCACGCTGATCATCCGCGACGGTCGCTCCTTCGTGCCCCAGCCGACCACCCGGCTGCGCACCGATGACGAGCTGATGATCGTCACCACCACCGCCACAAGGGATCTCGCCGAGCGTCGGCTGCGCGCGGTCAGCCGCCGCGGCAAACTCGCGCACTGGTTCGACGAGTACGGCGACCCGGGTTAG
- a CDS encoding aspartate/glutamate racemase family protein, translating into MRIKVVNPNTTESMTAMIAVSARASVAPGTRVDAVNPTTGPESIESHYDDALAAAGVLREVEAGEAEGYHGYVIACFGDPGLLAAREVARGPVVGIAEASMRTAGYLGRTFSVVTTLARTIGHIADLTHRYGVAPACGGIHACDIPVVELEREPLAYKGIRDAAEQALVSDGSDVIVLGCAGMSDLCARLQAELDVPVIDGVAAATAQVEALVRMDLRTSVRGEFAPPPSKLRR; encoded by the coding sequence ATAAGGATCAAGGTCGTCAACCCCAACACCACGGAGTCGATGACGGCAATGATCGCCGTGAGTGCCAGGGCCAGCGTCGCCCCAGGCACGCGCGTGGACGCGGTCAACCCCACCACCGGGCCGGAGTCCATCGAGAGCCACTACGACGACGCTCTGGCCGCCGCCGGGGTGTTGCGGGAGGTCGAAGCCGGTGAGGCTGAGGGTTACCACGGTTACGTGATCGCCTGCTTCGGCGATCCGGGGCTGCTCGCCGCGCGAGAGGTGGCCCGAGGACCCGTCGTCGGGATCGCCGAGGCATCCATGCGAACGGCTGGTTACCTCGGGCGCACGTTCAGTGTGGTCACGACGCTGGCGCGGACGATCGGGCACATAGCAGACCTCACCCATCGGTACGGGGTGGCGCCGGCGTGCGGTGGAATCCATGCCTGTGACATTCCCGTGGTCGAACTCGAACGTGAGCCACTGGCATATAAGGGCATTCGCGATGCCGCAGAGCAAGCGCTGGTCAGCGACGGTTCAGACGTCATCGTGCTCGGTTGCGCCGGCATGTCGGACCTATGCGCCCGCTTACAAGCCGAGCTGGACGTTCCGGTCATCGACGGAGTGGCCGCAGCGACCGCCCAGGTGGAGGCACTCGTCCGCATGGACCTACGAACGTCCGTACGCGGCGAATTCGCACCCCCGCCAAGCAAACTGCGCCGATGA
- a CDS encoding NCS1 family nucleobase:cation symporter-1, which yields MTTETPPLVAGTHHGPAGTSIIKTSYHPRLTNEDLAPLVEQKWNWYNIFAFWMADVHSVGGYVTAGALFALGLTSWQVFVCLIVGICIVQLACNLVAKPSQVHGIAYPVVARAAFGVMGANIAAIIRGSIAIAWYGVQTFLAAGALTIVLLKLFPGMAAYATDDTSFLGLSYVGYLSFAILWVVQALVFWWGMEMVRWLCDVSGPLIYTMMFILCFYMMARADWQISLTLSDRQLTTGQQITAMLGAIALVVSYFAGPMLNFGDFSRYAKSYKELKFGNLVGLPINFVVFSLLVVLTASATLPVFGEVMTNPIDTVEAIDTYTAILLGGFTFVLATIGINIVANFVAPAFDFSNVNPQKISWRTGGMIAAVGSVLLTPWNWYNNDEAIFWTLGLLGALIGPLFGILIADYYLVRKQRIVVDDLFTMEETGTYWYRKGFNPVAVRATIIGGAASIGSVVLPKILGVVESLGQFSWFIGCFAGFIAYYALAYRANVAGVADENRAVAAE from the coding sequence ATGACAACCGAAACACCGCCCCTGGTTGCCGGCACTCACCATGGACCGGCGGGTACCTCGATCATCAAGACCTCCTACCATCCGCGACTCACCAACGAGGATCTGGCGCCGTTGGTCGAACAGAAGTGGAACTGGTACAACATCTTTGCCTTCTGGATGGCCGACGTACACAGCGTCGGCGGCTACGTCACCGCTGGCGCACTGTTCGCCCTCGGGCTGACCAGTTGGCAGGTCTTCGTGTGCCTCATCGTCGGCATCTGCATCGTGCAGTTGGCCTGCAACCTGGTGGCAAAGCCCAGCCAGGTGCACGGGATCGCCTACCCGGTGGTCGCACGTGCGGCATTCGGTGTGATGGGCGCCAACATCGCCGCGATCATCCGCGGCAGCATCGCCATTGCCTGGTACGGGGTTCAGACATTCCTGGCAGCCGGAGCTCTGACCATCGTGCTGCTCAAACTGTTTCCCGGGATGGCGGCCTACGCCACCGACGACACCAGCTTCCTGGGCCTGTCCTATGTGGGCTACCTGAGTTTCGCCATTCTCTGGGTGGTTCAGGCGCTGGTGTTCTGGTGGGGAATGGAGATGGTGCGGTGGCTGTGCGATGTCAGCGGTCCGCTCATCTACACCATGATGTTCATCCTGTGCTTCTACATGATGGCCCGCGCCGACTGGCAGATCAGCCTGACGCTGTCGGACCGGCAACTCACGACCGGACAGCAGATCACAGCGATGCTGGGCGCTATCGCCCTGGTGGTGTCCTACTTCGCGGGACCGATGCTCAACTTCGGCGATTTTTCCCGGTATGCGAAGTCGTACAAGGAACTCAAGTTCGGCAACCTGGTCGGTTTGCCGATCAACTTCGTGGTGTTCTCCCTGTTGGTCGTGCTGACCGCCTCGGCCACCCTGCCGGTGTTCGGCGAAGTGATGACCAACCCCATCGACACCGTGGAGGCCATCGACACGTACACCGCGATACTGCTGGGTGGCTTCACCTTCGTGCTCGCCACCATCGGGATCAACATCGTGGCCAACTTCGTGGCGCCCGCCTTCGACTTCTCGAATGTCAACCCGCAGAAGATCAGTTGGCGCACCGGAGGCATGATCGCAGCCGTCGGATCGGTGCTCCTGACACCGTGGAACTGGTACAACAACGACGAGGCGATCTTCTGGACCCTCGGACTGCTTGGCGCCCTGATCGGTCCGCTGTTCGGCATCTTGATCGCCGACTACTACCTGGTCCGCAAGCAGCGCATCGTGGTCGATGACCTGTTCACCATGGAGGAAACTGGAACATACTGGTACAGAAAAGGATTCAACCCAGTAGCGGTCAGGGCAACCATCATCGGGGGCGCCGCATCGATCGGTTCGGTGGTGTTACCCAAGATCCTCGGCGTTGTTGAATCGCTGGGCCAGTTCAGTTGGTTCATCGGGTGCTTCGCGGGCTTCATCGCCTACTACGCACTCGCCTACCGCGCCAACGTCGCCGGCGTAGCCGACGAGAACAGGGCTGTCGCCGCGGAATGA
- a CDS encoding GntR family transcriptional regulator, which translates to MTRIRRGTQFTAHLVNSSAETGQPRVTDDIRDAILSGDQPPGTAIPVDAVAAHLGVSQIPVREALMTLVGEGLVEHRPHVGYRVATLTFEEFTDLYRVREVLEAGALAASIRHATAQDDAEIWASHHGLDSAIRGHDDRIYHSESRRLHLAMIRPSRMGRLVRMYESAWNLTEPARPMAHVSDEARHRFHSDHGEMISAFVARDGEALAAASQRHYEHLRAEFDPLRDDADLFRRP; encoded by the coding sequence ATGACCCGGATTCGTCGCGGGACACAGTTCACCGCACACCTGGTCAACTCGTCCGCCGAGACCGGCCAACCACGGGTGACCGACGACATCCGCGATGCGATCCTGTCCGGCGATCAACCGCCGGGCACCGCCATCCCGGTGGACGCAGTCGCCGCGCACCTGGGCGTCAGCCAGATCCCGGTGCGTGAAGCTCTCATGACGCTGGTCGGCGAAGGCCTGGTCGAACATCGTCCCCATGTGGGATACCGGGTGGCGACGCTCACGTTCGAAGAGTTCACCGACCTCTATCGGGTGCGTGAGGTGCTCGAAGCGGGTGCGCTGGCCGCATCGATCAGGCACGCGACGGCCCAAGACGACGCCGAGATCTGGGCCAGTCACCACGGATTGGATTCGGCCATCCGCGGCCACGATGACCGGATCTATCACAGCGAGTCTCGGCGCCTCCACCTGGCGATGATCCGGCCGTCGAGAATGGGCCGCCTGGTTCGCATGTACGAGTCCGCGTGGAATCTGACCGAACCGGCGCGACCGATGGCACATGTCTCAGACGAGGCCCGGCATCGTTTCCACTCCGACCACGGCGAGATGATCAGCGCCTTCGTTGCTCGCGATGGCGAGGCGCTGGCGGCCGCATCGCAGCGACACTACGAACACCTGCGGGCCGAGTTCGATCCGCTGCGCGACGACGCCGATCTGTTCCGTCGCCCGTGA
- a CDS encoding DUF1707 domain-containing protein: MTVIDTSVRAGDRDRESTAAVLGLALSQGYLDMPEYEQRVTAVFDASTTPDLRALTADLPVADLRRNDPRRRSARQAAARRAVRIHLAGYLVMVLIVLTVWLAVGMSTGAWYFWPIWPILGAGIGVASHAIPIRFAVPACARSGPR, from the coding sequence ATGACCGTCATCGACACCTCTGTGCGGGCCGGGGACCGCGACCGGGAATCCACCGCTGCTGTGCTCGGGCTGGCACTGTCCCAGGGTTATCTGGACATGCCGGAGTACGAGCAGCGCGTCACCGCGGTCTTCGACGCGAGCACCACCCCTGATCTGCGCGCCTTGACCGCAGACCTGCCGGTGGCCGATCTACGCCGCAACGACCCGCGCCGGCGGTCTGCCCGACAGGCCGCCGCGCGCCGGGCCGTGCGGATACACCTGGCGGGCTACCTGGTGATGGTGCTGATTGTGCTGACCGTGTGGCTGGCCGTCGGAATGTCGACCGGCGCCTGGTACTTCTGGCCAATCTGGCCGATCCTGGGCGCCGGGATCGGGGTGGCGTCCCATGCGATTCCGATCCGGTTCGCCGTGCCGGCGTGCGCACGATCGGGCCCCCGCTGA
- a CDS encoding AAA family ATPase, which produces MSSVDEAAARSGPPPHLTLTARLNTAALDSRRGVVRLHPEAITALGIREWDAVSLTGTRTTAAVVGPAPAGTPTGTALLDDVTLSNAGLREDSAVLVSPVTVHGAREVTLSGSRLTTQSLSPATLRQALLGKVMTVGDTVSLLPRDLGPGTSTSQASAALAAAVGITWTSELLTVTGVDPAGPVSVQPNSLVRWGDSTSTAPVQQTGQHVVTSSAPPAIGFDDLKGAHTQAGRLKEWLKLALDQPELLEKLGATAHLGVLVSGPAGVGKATMVRTVCADRRLVELDGPEVGSLRAEDRLAKVSSAVTAVRDGGGVLLVTDVDALLTVPADPVATLILAEFRKAVSNRGVAFVATTARPDALDPRLRAPELCDRELGLSLPDGAVRGQLLEALLRDVPSEDLELSEIAERTPGFVVADLAALIREAALRAAARASDSGEPPALRQEDLTGALSVIRPLSRSATEEVSVGSITLDDVGDMADTKQALTEAVLWPLQHPETFERLGVQPPRGVLLYGPPGCGKTFVVRALASSGRLSVHAVKGAELMDKWVGSSEKAVRELFQRARDSAPSLVFLDEIDALTPRRGQSFDSGVTDRVVAAMLTELDGIEPLRDVVVLGATNRPDLIDPALLRPGRLEKLVFVEPPDAEARIQILRTAGRSVPLASEGPDAVDLEALAEDLDGYSAADCVALLREAALTAMRRSIDAADVTAGDVAAARQTVRPSLDPVQVDALRAFADNR; this is translated from the coding sequence GTGTCCTCCGTCGACGAGGCCGCGGCGCGCAGCGGGCCACCGCCACACCTGACGCTGACCGCACGGCTGAACACCGCCGCCCTGGATTCCCGTCGCGGGGTGGTGCGGTTGCACCCCGAGGCGATCACCGCGCTGGGCATCCGCGAGTGGGACGCGGTGTCGCTGACCGGTACCCGCACCACCGCCGCGGTGGTGGGGCCGGCTCCGGCCGGCACCCCGACGGGCACCGCACTGCTCGACGACGTGACGCTGTCCAACGCCGGCCTGCGCGAGGACAGCGCGGTACTGGTCTCCCCGGTGACGGTGCACGGTGCCCGCGAGGTGACGCTGAGCGGCTCGCGGCTGACCACCCAGTCGCTGTCCCCGGCGACGCTACGACAAGCGTTGCTGGGCAAGGTGATGACGGTGGGCGACACGGTGTCCCTGCTGCCCCGTGACCTGGGACCGGGCACGTCGACGTCGCAGGCCAGCGCGGCGTTGGCCGCCGCTGTCGGGATCACCTGGACGTCCGAGCTGCTGACGGTGACCGGCGTCGACCCCGCCGGACCAGTCAGCGTGCAACCCAATTCGCTGGTGCGCTGGGGCGATTCCACGAGTACCGCCCCGGTGCAGCAGACCGGTCAGCATGTCGTGACCAGCTCGGCGCCACCGGCCATCGGCTTCGACGACCTCAAGGGCGCCCACACCCAGGCCGGCCGCCTCAAGGAGTGGCTCAAGCTCGCCCTTGACCAACCGGAGCTTCTCGAAAAGCTCGGCGCCACAGCACATCTGGGGGTTCTGGTGTCGGGGCCGGCCGGCGTCGGCAAGGCCACGATGGTCCGCACGGTGTGCGCCGACCGGCGGCTGGTCGAACTCGACGGGCCGGAGGTCGGCTCATTGCGCGCCGAGGACCGGTTGGCCAAGGTCAGCTCCGCAGTGACGGCGGTGCGCGACGGCGGCGGGGTCCTGCTCGTCACCGACGTCGATGCGCTGCTGACCGTGCCCGCCGACCCGGTCGCCACCCTGATCCTCGCCGAGTTCCGAAAAGCGGTGTCCAACCGGGGGGTTGCCTTCGTCGCCACCACGGCACGACCGGATGCCCTGGATCCACGGCTGCGCGCACCCGAGCTGTGCGACCGCGAGTTGGGGCTGAGCCTGCCCGACGGGGCAGTGCGCGGCCAGCTGCTCGAGGCGTTGCTGCGCGACGTACCGTCCGAAGATCTCGAACTTTCCGAAATCGCGGAACGCACACCGGGTTTCGTCGTTGCCGACCTTGCTGCTCTGATCCGGGAGGCCGCGTTGCGCGCGGCCGCACGGGCCAGCGACAGCGGTGAACCGCCGGCACTGCGCCAAGAAGACCTGACCGGAGCCTTGAGTGTGATCAGGCCGCTGTCACGATCGGCCACCGAGGAGGTTTCGGTCGGTTCGATCACTCTCGACGACGTGGGCGACATGGCCGACACCAAGCAGGCGCTGACCGAGGCGGTGCTGTGGCCGCTGCAACACCCGGAGACCTTCGAACGGCTCGGTGTGCAACCGCCACGCGGCGTATTGCTCTACGGCCCGCCGGGCTGCGGGAAGACGTTCGTGGTGCGCGCGCTGGCAAGCTCGGGCCGTCTCAGCGTGCATGCGGTCAAAGGCGCTGAGCTGATGGACAAATGGGTCGGCTCCTCGGAGAAAGCGGTGCGTGAGCTGTTCCAGCGGGCGCGTGACTCCGCACCGTCGCTGGTGTTCCTCGACGAGATCGACGCGCTGACCCCGCGACGTGGGCAGAGCTTCGATTCGGGGGTGACCGACCGTGTAGTGGCCGCGATGCTGACCGAACTCGACGGCATCGAACCGCTGCGCGACGTCGTGGTGCTGGGTGCGACCAACCGCCCCGACCTGATCGACCCGGCGCTGCTGCGACCGGGCCGGCTGGAGAAGTTGGTGTTCGTCGAGCCACCGGATGCCGAGGCCCGGATCCAGATTCTGCGCACCGCGGGCAGATCGGTGCCTTTGGCCTCCGAAGGCCCCGACGCCGTAGATCTGGAGGCGCTGGCCGAAGACCTCGACGGGTACAGCGCTGCCGATTGCGTGGCGCTGCTGCGCGAAGCCGCGCTGACCGCGATGCGCCGATCCATCGACGCCGCCGACGTCACCGCCGGCGACGTCGCCGCGGCCCGCCAGACGGTCCGGCCGTCGCTGGACCCGGTGCAGGTCGACGCGCTGCGCGCGTTCGCCGACAACCGCTGA